ACGtgtggagatttggggagagtggTGCACTCTGAGGACTTACACGCCCTTTCCTCATACCTTGTTTCATGCATCTCTTCTGCCTGGCTGTCCCTAAGTTATctctttttataataaaccaaTCATCTAGTAAGTAAATGTttctttgagttctgtgagccactctagccaattaattgaacccaaggagTGGGTCTTGGGGACCTCTGATTTACAGCTAGTCAGTGGGAAATGCAGGTGACAGCTGGCATCCTGAGTTGGAGGGGGTCCCTGGAACTTCCAGCCAGAAGCAGGTGATGGCTGGGCTTGCAGCTGGTGTCTTGCAACTGGAAGTGGggagcagtcttgtaggactgaacccCTAATCTGTGGAATGTGGTGCTGTCTCCAGCtaggtagtgtcagaattgagtaaattgtaggacacccagctggtgtcacagagAATTGGAAATTGGTGATCAGAACCACACGTGGTTCCCATGACCAAGAGATGAGACCACCAACCAGAATTTAAGGAAGAGAAGTCTAGGTCTGGCCAGGAGCAGGCCACCCATGGCATCATGCCATGCACACAGTGCGTGGTGAGTTCACCCCATAACATTCTGGCATACAcccactgtatgccaggcactgctctaggtgCCAGAAGATACATCTGCCACCCAGACACAAACCTGCCTTCATGGGCTCAGAGCCCCTGTCATTCTGCCACAGCAACAGCCCCAAGAAAAGGCAGTGTGAGGCACAGACAGAGGCGGGGGGCTCCTCAGGGAGGGCCTCCCATCCAGGCCCAGACACTCTGCCACCTGTTCATGGGAGATCCTAGACAAGGGGTTCAAGCTCTCCTAGCCTCAGGTTCCTGGAAAATATGCCAGCTGCCAGTCCCAGGGTCAGTTCTCAGGGGAGACTGGTACTGCCTGCACACCACTGCCTGTGCTCTGGGTGGTCAGCTAAGAAGGATGTTTGGGGTCCTCCTCCCCCATGTTCCATGCCTGCCTGGTCCAAAAGCAGAATGGGGTTGCCACTCCTGGGGATGGCgggaggtctgtgtgcagtcccTCCTTTCACGGGCTGTGAACCAGGTTCCTGGGATGGGAAGAGAACTGGAGTGGAGGAGTGACTTGGGGCACACCCAGGGGCTTAGCATCGTCCTCCTTCCATTTAGAAGGCAGGATTGATTGACTTCTGTGCACGTGAGCACACACACAGTCCAGCACACTTACTCTGTGCTTCTAGCTCTGAAAGAAGCAGAATGAGGTGGATTCCTCTCGTGGCTGTGAATTTCAAGCCTTTAAAAGACCAAGAAGCTTCAACAAGGTTTGGAATTGAACTGTCTGCAAAGTGCTTGCAGATGGAGAGTGCATGGGTAAGTGATGGGGAGTTGTCACTGGGGTCACTTACAGTCCAATTTCTAAGCTCTGAAGCCTGGCCCAAACCTGCAGCCAGGAGTGGGCGgcagtgggtgggtggagagtggACAGACAGGGAAGGGACGCAGAGGGGAAGATGCAGGAGCAGGGTCTGCGTCCACAGCTGCCCACACTGGGCGATTTTAGGCAGCCACACCGACATCCCCTGGGGTCCATTTCCTCCAGTGCAGAGTGTGGTGAGTTGATTTCAGGATCTCTACAGCATGGATGCTACCCCAGGAGGCCCCTCCAGAGGCCATGCAGGAGATGGACTTGCCTCAGAGAAGGGAAGATGGCATTCAAGCTGGGTCTGGAAGCAGGGGTAGAATTCCGACAGTGGCAAACTGGAAGAAAGGCAACAGGGACAACAGGGTCCCCCGCACACAGTGGGGAGTACCCATGCTCCAGTGTCTGGGGTGCAAAGAGCCCCCGGGACTGGTGCCATGTGGGGTGAGGGGCTGGAGCAGTGAGAGACGAAGCTGCAGAGGTACTTTGGGGCCACGCCATGGAGGCCTTGAGTGCCAACTAGCAGTCTGGACTTcaccctggggctggggaggcaccaggaagagagagaggtgggCTCGGGCTCACACCTCCCACACCCACTCAGCAGCAGCAGGGCTCCCAGGGGCTCCAGGCCACCTGTGATCAGACACCCCCTTGGTCCCCCCTGGGCCTGGACTCCCAGGGCAGGTCATACCCACCCGCCAGGTCCAGCAAGCAGCCAGACAGTTTGAACATATCAGAGACACACTCCTGGCTTCAAGAGTCTGCCAACAGCTTAGCCGTGTGCaccagcaggaagcagcctgTAGAGCAATGTCTGCGTCTTCTGCCAGATCTGGGCTGCCCCTGTATCAAGTACAGATCCCTTTTGCCCAGCCAAGCCCTCGTCAACAGGCATCACGTTTGCAGTTTTGGAGATGCGTGACTGTGACTGGTTCCTGCTCGGGGCTGTTCTTGCTGTCCCAGGCAGAGGCTGGGAAGGAAGCCAGAGGCTAAGCGGAAGTGAAGGGCCAGCAGTGGTGGCTCATTTCCCTGGGGAGGGTCGCTGCCCTGCTGGGGGCCCACCCTGACCTCCCATTGGTTGGGTGGCCACCGTCATTTACTGCGGCCTGGGCTCACCTGACACCAGAGCCGTCTCTCCTCTTTGACAgttgttgagagagagagaaataaaatcataattacAGCTGCCCTGACACCATGTCTGGCTAGCTGATGCTGACAGCctcaaaaaattctaaaataatggAGCATAGAGTCTCTtagttcctgttttcattttttatccttTGGGCAGCCTGCAGCACCCCTATAGCTACACCTTACCCTGCCACAAGAGGAAAGAAGCTGTATGGGTGGCTTCCACCTCCGATTATGGGTACGTCTGGAACCCCCTTTCAAATCCACTGTCAAGTGTGCTCCCATGAGCACGGTGCCCCACGCTGCCTTCTCTcaggtggacaggtgggaagCCTCCCTGGAAACACCTGTCTCTCCTCCCCTGGGAGAGGTCAAGGAGGCTGGGGAGACATTTAATTATCCTCCTGTTGCAGAGGGGCAGGCCAGAGTCTGGCTGGACCTTAGGAGAAGCAGGCAGCCCCTTGCCAGTCagggtggggacagggaaggaCCCCCTGCCTCGACAGCACCCTCACACACATGGGCCTGCCATCTGCTGGAACTCCCCTGTTAGCAGAGCCCCTTTAAACCAGGCAGTAGGCACCCATTACTGGAACCCTGGGTCGTTGCCAGGGTCTCACCTGCCTCTGTCAGGTTTCCCCAGGGAACACATGTGAAATAATTGCAGGTCTTGCCATGTTCACAGATATTCCCCATTTTCTGGGTATTTTGTCTCATTGTTTTATGTGATACCTCCAGACCTCAGATGGTAGGTTTAAGCTCCAGACGCCTCCTACGGTTGCCAACACAGATCCTGAACTGCGCATGGCCCAAGCATCTGGCCCAGAGCTGCCTGCCCAGGGAAAcgtgttttccttctctttctttccctgaaaAACACCACCAGTCCATCTGCTCTGATGCCTTCCTGGGAGACCAGATGACAGCGTCCTGCATCTTACTAGGAGCTCGGGGCACACTCACAGGGCACTGAGTTCTGATGGAGACGAGGGGAGCGTGGTGATCGGGCACCAGATAAGCACAGGCTGCCTACCTTGGGCACAGCCTTTACCTCTGCCACCAAGCTGCAGCCCCAGCACCAGTGTATTGCTtctgctctctgagcctcagtttctccatttgtaaaacaGGATAATTATCCCACTGCATAATTTCTTTTTGCCCACGCATGTTCCTGCTTCAGGATTCCCTGTTTTCCAAATGGCATTCACTGTAAGCTCCCAGCTTTATGAGACCAAGGGGATCCCTCAGTCTGGCTGTGACCTTCGGGCCCGCTCTGTCCACGAGATTTGGAGCCGCAGTTTTCCCATCAGTACAATGGGGGGAGAGTTGGACTCGATGATGTCTATTTTCTGTTTAACTTGGATATTCTGCAGTTCCAAGaaacatctttctttctctctcggAAATTAACAGGTCACAAGAAGTCTGCCAGAATCACCCCAGTCAGACAAGAGTGGGGAAGCGATGGTCCCAGGATGGGGAGGTTTAAAAAGCCTGAGGACACGAAGTCAGGAACGGAGGGAGAGAGGTCAATTCCCAGGGCAGAAGCCGAGACTGCAGAGAACCTGATTAGGAAACCAGGAGTCCGGGGTTCTTGGTAGGAAAGAAAGTGGGGGGCTGTGGCCCCAGGCACACTGAGAGGGACACAGGTCTCACCCTCTCTGAAGTGGGCCCCACATTCTCGCGCCTGCTTGTGGTGTTCAAGGGGCCAGTGATGCCCTtgctgcctcctctctcctcAAGGCCCAGTGAGATCTCATGTCCTACGGCCCCGGGTTGGCACGCTTTGCTGTAAGGGGCGAGGTGGTAAATGTGTCAGGCTCTAAGGGCCCTGGGACCTCCTTCACAGTGACTCGACTCTGCCCCTGTGGTGGAGGACAGCCAGAGACCACCTGTGAGCAGTGGGAGGAACTCCAGTCCAGTAAGACTTTATTGAAATTTCTGGTACTTTTCATGTGTCAAAAAATGTTattcttcctttgattttttttttaaccatttaaaaatgtaaaaactgttcTTAGCTCATAGAGTGCACCAACACTGGTGGCACGCCACGTGTGGCCCCTGGGCCATAGTCAGCCAGCTCTTGCTCTGGCTCCCAGGGCCCCCTGGTCATTCCTCCACAATAAAGCATGTCACCACATGGATTATTTGTCACAGTGTGAGCTCCTCCAGGACCCGGACCCGTCCAATCCTAATTCATAAAGGATCTCAAAGGAATTGCTTATCCTCTTGGGACTCAGTCTCTGCCTTGCAGTGGATGCGATGGGCCCCACGATGCTTTTGTTGTTATGAACAccctcttccccagccctccGGGAACAGCAGGGAAGATACCCCCTGATCAGAGACCTCCTGGCCTCTCCCCAACCCTGCACTTCCTCTCCCTCTGACCTGCACAGGCACAGGGCTTCCCAAGGACTCATCGGGCAGGGGGACAAAGAGGGGCACCCCTCCCTTCAGCAGGCCCCACTGAGCCAGGCATGCACAGACCAggaccctccccacacacccgtctccccagcccctgacccCTCACCCAGTCCCACCGCCCCACCTACCTGCTCTGCCTTCCACGGTCACCTGCTCTGGTATTTCCCTGGAGAAAGGTGTCAGGGAAAGCACACAACACTGGCTCGGGGCCTTGCAGCCCACAGTGATGCCCTGACTCTCCAAGGCCTTTCCTCAGAGGCCCCTGCCGCATGGCAGCCTCCCCCCTCAAGTCCCCAGTGCAACACGCCCACAGCCCTAGGCTTGGAAATACTGGGAAGGGCCCCAAGAAATCATCCTGTACACATATGGAAAAATCAGGACCCAGAGAAGGGAAAGACCTGCCAGGATGGTGTAGACTGGGGACCACCTCCCCAACTCCCTCACCTAGTCCCACCgcccccagctcctccctgggCAGAGCTGCCTCAGCAAGGAAGGAAAGGCACTCCAGGGTTCCTGGAAGGTGGAAAGCCAGAGAGAGGCGCCTGCTGGGACCAACTCTATGCCAAGGGGAGTGCCTTTGGCTAAGAGTGCTGTGACAGTGCCCTGCCCCCAGCACTCCCCTATCTGCACAGGCAGCCCAGACCTGTGGAGGCCCGAGTGGGCAGCTGCACAACTCAGCCCACCCCCAGCACACTGACAGAAATGGCTGCCACTTACTGAGCAgctactgtgtgccagcagtgcGCAGAGCACCACGATTCTCCAGGGTGATTATAATATCCCCACTTAATAAATTATCAGAatgaggatcagagaggttaattGACAGACAAGAGGCCACAAAGGTAGTTAAGGGAATGGTGGGGAAGGGCCACCAGAGAAAAGTGTTCAGCTCTAAGGCATCTCAGAGATCTCCTCATCCCCTGggcttcaaacccaggtctgtctgtctCTATTCCCCTCAGGGTCTCAGACCAGGCTGGCAGTGGGCCCCCTGGGGCCTGCTTAGATTTGCACACTCAGCTGATACCTCAGAGGTACTGGTCCTAGGAGGATGGAGAGCTGGAGGACAGACATGGCCACCAAGGAATCTCATCACCTCTCCGGGTCTGCAGAACCCCCGTGCACCCAGTCACATGCCTCTATCCCAGAGCCACCAGATACCAGAGAAAATGCATGCCCTTAGGGATCCTCAGACCTGGGACTGCATCCCTActctgtgtgacctggggcctcagtttccccatctgtaaaatggggaggcCTATCTCATTGGGTTACCGGAAGGAATGGAAGGGCTGTGAAAAAGGCCTCACCCAGATGATAAATAACGGCAGCCATGCTGCCCGGTGTTCCCAGCTCTGTGAACTCACCCCTCCGGGGAGCAAGCTTTTcctcagaaggaaacagaaggaaagagtATCCCACACAGAGCCTTCTGGAATGTAGCAAGCAACTTGGCGCTGAACCCCGTGTATGAGCCCTTGTTTAATTAGCTCTCAACTAAAAATAGCCCCCTCGGGCTGCACACCTACCTGGTAGCCAGGCATGGGGGTGTTCCCGAGCCTCATCAGGCgggtgggagcaggggtgggagaCAGCGAGCCAGTGACAGAGCCTACAACACTGTGGGCACACAGAGCCGGAGGCTTTATTGAGAGAGACACAGAACTGGGTGAGGGCTCCTGTCATCCTGACCGTGGCCTCCTTCACTCCATGCTACCCATGACTCTTGCCTACCTGCCCCCTGGCTTCTGGGCAGCCAGCAGCAGAAAGGGGTCTTCCCCAGCCTCATCAAAGGTGCCCTTGGAGGGCCTTCAGAGTTCTGTTCAGGAAAGCATTGGGGGGACAGAGGACAGCCCCTCCAGAGCCGTAATGACAGGTCTGTCACgcccgtccgtccatccatccatccgtggGCCAAGTCCACCTGTGCCCAGGAGGCGCTCCTTACTTGCAACTCTGGAGCCTGGTCCTATGGTGCTTCTCCTCAGTCAGGAGGGGGATGAAGGTGTCACTGTGGGAGATCTTCAGGCGGCTGCCCCAGCTCAGCCCCTCCTTCCCAGAGGGCTCTGGCGGGAGGTTGTCCAGGTCGCTGCGGGAGCCCCCTGCCTCGCCCTCACCTGAACCAGTGGAGTTGAGCTCCATCAGCTCCAGCTCGTGCTTGGCAGCCGTCTCCAGGACCCGCTGCTTGTTGTAGTACCTGACGAAGTTGTTGATGATGGGGTGGATGGGCAGGGCGATGGCAATGACCCCACACAGGAAACTGATGGCTGCATTGAGCTTGCCCAGCGTGGTCTTGGGGTAGATGTCGCCATAGCCCACCGTGGTCATGGTGATGATGGCCCACCAGAAGGACTGGGGGATGCTCTTAAACAGGGTTTCAGGGTGGCTCTGCTCCATGGTGTAGCCCAGGGCAgagaagacaaagatgcccacagCCAGATACATAAGCAATAGCCCCAGTTCCTTAAAGCTTCGCTTGAGGGCATAGGTGAGGGTCTGCAGGCCTGAGGAGTGGCGCGCCAGCTTGAAGATGCGGGCGATGCGCATGATCCGCAGAGCCTGCACCGCCTGCTGCACTTTGGTCAGCTCCATCATGCGGGCGCCCAGGTGCGTGAGCGTGAGGCTCACATAGAAGGGCAGGATGGCCAGCACGTCCACGATGTTCATGAAGGACAAGGCGAAGTGCAGCTTGTTGGGCGAGGAGAAGAGGCGCAGCAGGTACTCCAGCGTGAACCAGCCGATGCACGCCGTCTCCACGTTCTCCAGCGTGGGGTGCTCCACGCGGTTGCCCTCGGCGTCCAGCACCTGCAGCTCGGGGATGGTGCCCATGCACATGACCACCGACGAGATGAGGATGAGCAGGAAGGACAACACGGCCACCACCCGCGCCGGGCATGACGACTCGGGCTTCTCCAGGAACTTCCAGACGCACTTCTGACAGCGCCGCCAGCGGCCCTCGGCGGCGTCCACGCCCAGGTCGTCCAGGATGAGCTGCACGCGGCGCGCGATCTCCTCCAGCTCCTCGCGCTTCTCGCTCAGGTGACTCTTGCAGCAGTCGTCCAGGAACTTGAGGTCCACCTTCCAGAAGTCCATCTCGTTCTTGAAGCAGATGGGGCAGATCCCCTTCTTCATGTGGACCTCCCCGAAATAGTACACCTCAATGACACACTTGAACGCGTCCGGGTCCCTGTCGAAGTAGAACTCGCGCTTCCCGGGGTCGTAGTCGTCgcac
This genomic interval from Manis javanica isolate MJ-LG chromosome 1, MJ_LKY, whole genome shotgun sequence contains the following:
- the KCNF1 gene encoding voltage-gated potassium channel regulatory subunit KCNF1 — encoded protein: MDGAEERSLPEPGSQGSRAGDDIEIVVNVGGVRQVLYGDLLSRYPETRLAELMNCLAGGYDTIFSLCDDYDPGKREFYFDRDPDAFKCVIEVYYFGEVHMKKGICPICFKNEMDFWKVDLKFLDDCCKSHLSEKREELEEIARRVQLILDDLGVDAAEGRWRRCQKCVWKFLEKPESSCPARVVAVLSFLLILISSVVMCMGTIPELQVLDAEGNRVEHPTLENVETACIGWFTLEYLLRLFSSPNKLHFALSFMNIVDVLAILPFYVSLTLTHLGARMMELTKVQQAVQALRIMRIARIFKLARHSSGLQTLTYALKRSFKELGLLLMYLAVGIFVFSALGYTMEQSHPETLFKSIPQSFWWAIITMTTVGYGDIYPKTTLGKLNAAISFLCGVIAIALPIHPIINNFVRYYNKQRVLETAAKHELELMELNSTGSGEGEAGGSRSDLDNLPPEPSGKEGLSWGSRLKISHSDTFIPLLTEEKHHRTRLQSCK